One segment of Thermosynechococcus sp. HN-54 DNA contains the following:
- a CDS encoding FKBP-type peptidyl-prolyl cis-trans isomerase: MVRQQVHRAYGWLLCGIVLVVVWMVAAPSAIASVPLEASTEAAGLMGSSKVVTTPSGLQYEDIVVGSGVQPQVGDRVTVHYTGMLTDGRIFDSSRDRGQPFQFQIGVGQVIKGWDEGVGSMQVGGQRRLIIPPNLGYGARGAGGVIPPNATLIFDVELLAVQ; encoded by the coding sequence ATGGTAAGACAACAGGTGCATCGAGCCTACGGCTGGCTTCTCTGTGGTATTGTCCTAGTGGTGGTATGGATGGTGGCCGCTCCGAGCGCGATCGCCAGTGTACCGCTAGAGGCGTCAACGGAGGCTGCGGGACTGATGGGTTCTTCAAAGGTGGTGACTACCCCCTCAGGTTTGCAATACGAGGACATTGTTGTTGGTTCAGGGGTACAGCCCCAAGTGGGCGATCGGGTGACAGTGCACTACACAGGGATGCTCACCGATGGCCGCATTTTTGATAGCTCCCGCGATCGCGGTCAACCCTTCCAGTTCCAAATTGGTGTCGGTCAAGTCATCAAAGGCTGGGATGAAGGAGTTGGCTCGATGCAGGTGGGGGGGCAGCGGCGGCTGATTATTCCCCCAAACTTAGGCTATGGTGCACGCGGTGCCGGCGGGGTGATTCCACCCAATGCGACACTGATTTTTGACGTTGAACTGTTGGCTGTGCAATAG
- a CDS encoding phasin family protein, with translation MNQHNLLQQLLLIGVGTTSLVAEKLRQVSDQWVKEGRLNADQAKAMVEDVLAHLREDAASLDEAVQRQTRQFLESLGVPKQSEIDELRGRIDRLERDVRELRNRSW, from the coding sequence ATGAACCAGCACAATCTGCTTCAGCAATTGCTTTTAATTGGTGTTGGCACCACTTCCCTCGTGGCCGAAAAGTTGCGTCAAGTGAGCGACCAATGGGTAAAGGAGGGACGCCTCAATGCCGACCAAGCCAAGGCAATGGTGGAGGATGTCCTTGCTCACCTCAGGGAAGATGCCGCCTCCCTCGATGAAGCCGTACAACGGCAAACGCGCCAATTTTTAGAAAGCTTGGGGGTGCCAAAGCAGTCGGAAATTGACGAACTGCGGGGACGTATTGACCGCCTAGAACGGGATGTTAGGGAGTTAAGAAATCGCTCATGGTAA
- the secG gene encoding preprotein translocase subunit SecG, with translation MVEKIAMGLWAFSAVGLIVLVLLHSPKGDGLGGIGGQAQLFTSTRSAETTLNRATWTLTVLFMALTVALSAGWLRSI, from the coding sequence ATGGTTGAAAAAATTGCCATGGGTCTGTGGGCGTTTTCAGCAGTCGGCCTGATTGTCTTGGTCTTGCTCCACAGTCCGAAGGGGGATGGCCTTGGTGGTATTGGTGGTCAGGCACAGCTCTTTACCAGCACCAGAAGTGCAGAAACCACATTAAACCGTGCCACTTGGACATTGACAGTGTTGTTCATGGCACTTACGGTTGCCCTGAGTGCCGGTTGGTTGCGCTCGATTTAG